In Desulfomonile tiedjei DSM 6799, a genomic segment contains:
- a CDS encoding YdhR family protein gives MITALVQFKLPQPITVEKAKEIFLSTAPRYRDIDGLIRKYYLLSENGEVAGGVYLWRSHEDAEKLYTDAWRNLIAEKYSAEPTVQYFASPVIVDNLVGNIITDA, from the coding sequence ATGATTACAGCACTGGTTCAGTTTAAACTTCCCCAACCGATCACCGTGGAAAAAGCGAAAGAAATCTTCTTGAGCACAGCGCCAAGATATCGAGATATCGACGGGCTCATTCGCAAATATTACCTTCTTTCGGAAAACGGAGAAGTGGCTGGTGGCGTTTACTTGTGGAGATCTCATGAAGATGCTGAAAAACTCTACACTGATGCCTGGAGGAACCTTATAGCAGAGAAGTACAGCGCAGAACCGACTGTCCAATACTTCGCCAGTCCGGTGATCGTCGATAACCTCGTCGGGAACATCATTACGGACGCATGA